Below is a window of Allomuricauda ruestringensis DSM 13258 DNA.
ATTCTTAGGGTTTTTGAGCAAAACAAAGTAGCTACTAGAAAGCTCATTGTGAAGTAGTTCAGTCCATTTTATCACTTTACAGCACCTCTTAACCACAGTTTTCAACGCTTTACAACCAGTTTTAGTGCTTTCACAACATAAAATGGTCAGCATTAGCCTGTTTACCTACTTTTAAACTGCGCATATACCCCAAATCAGCATACATGAAGAAAATCTACTTTGTTTTACTTATGGCTTTACCTTTATTTTCTTACGGTCAAGACCTGGTTACAGTTAACAATGAGCCCGTACAAGAGCTCAAGGGTTTTAAAATGTACCCTAACCCTGCTTATGGGAGTGAAGTTTACATTACAACGGAAACCAACGGAACCAAGGATGTTAAGGTTTACGATGTTTTCGGCGAAGTTGTTCTCACCAAAAGAATCAGCACCAACACTTTGGACATATCCAGATTGGTACCAGGTGTTTATGTGCTCCAAGTAACGGAACGTAAAAAAACAATGACCCGAAAACTGGTCGTTAAATAATTCAACATTTTTAAAACCCTTTTCACAAAGGGCTTTTTTATTTTTGGGTACTTTTACCCATGAATGAAGCAGTTTGATACCCATCGGATTTTTAACATCGGCAATACGGACGAGTTTAATGCTCTGGCTTTGGATGTTTTTAGGTTTCAGTATGAAAACAACGAGGTTTACAGTGCTTTTTGTGACTACTTGAAAAAGTCGCCTCAAAATGTTTCCCACTATCTGCAAATTCCTTTTTTACCCATTTCATTCTTTAAAACTCACAAAGTACTTTCCTCATCAAAAACACCTGAAACTATATTTACAAGTAGCGGTACCACCCAAAGCACTACCAGCAAACACTTTGTTCCTGACATAACGATTTACGAAGAAAGCTTCCTCCAGGCATTCAAGCAATTCTACGGTAAACCCGAAGATTTTTGCATTCTGGCACTTTTACCTTCTTATTTGGAAAGAGAGGGTTCTTCTTTGATTTATATGGTCAACAATCTCATTGAGAAATCGGAACATCCCAGTAGTGGATTTTATCTTCATAATTTGGAAGAACTCCATCAAAAACTACAAGAATTGGAGAAAAATGAGGTCAAAACCCTGTTGATCGGTGTTTCGTTCGCTCTCTTAGATTTGGCTGAACAATTTCCTACAGCATTAAAAAATACCATTGTTATGGAAACTGGGGGCATGAAAGGCCGTCGTAAGGAACTTATTCGCGAAGAACTACATCAAATCTTGAAGGAAGGATTGGGCGTCAATAAAATTCATTCAGAATATGGGATGACAGAACTTTTGTCCCAAGCCTATTCCAAAGGAAATGGCCTTTTCCAAACACCAACTTGGATGAAAATAATCACCCGCGACACCGAAGACCCTTTAACTATTCAGCCTAACGGGAAAACGGGAGGTATCAATGTTATTGATTTGGCCAACATCTATTCCTGTTCCTTTATCGCTACACAAGATTTGGGCAAAACCCATCCCAATGGAGCTTTTGAAGTTCTGGGGCGTTTTGATAATTCAGATATTAGAGGCTGTAATTTGATGGTATTGTAAACTACTCCACAACAAGAACAAAATAGTTCTTCTTGCCCCTTTGGAGGAGCACAAATTTATTATTGATCAGGTCTGATGCCGTTATCATATAATCCTCCTTTACCTTTTCCTTGTTCACGGCAATGGAATTTTGCTTCAATTCCCTTCTGGCTTCGCCGTTAGAACCCAAAAAGTTAGTCTTGGCCGCCAATGCGCCAATCATATCCAAACCAGGTTCTAGTTCATTTTTACTAACCGTTGCTTGGGGAACGCCCTCAAAAACATCCAAAAATGTTTTTTCGTTCAATTGCTTCAAATCATTGGAAGTAGATTTTCCAAATAAAATGTTGCTCGCCTTTATGGCATTGTCCAAATCTTCTTGGGAATGTACCATAATGGTAACTTCTTCGGCCAATTTCTTTTGAAGCGCTCTCATGTGGGGTGCTTCCTTATGTTCTGCCACTAAATCCTCAATCTCCTTTTGAGTCAAAAAGGTGAAAATTTTGATATACTTCTCGGCATCTTCATCGGATGTGTTCAACCAATACTGGTAAAATTTATAGGGAGAAGTCCTTTCCGCATCCAACCAAACATTGCCACCTTCGGTTTTCCCGAATTTGGTTCCATCAGCCTTGGTAATCAACGGGCAGGTAAGGGCAAACCCCTTTCCGCCTCCTATTCGTCTAATTAGTTCCGTACCCGTGGTAATATTCCCCCATTGGTCGCTACCTCCCATTTGTAACGTACAATCGTGGTTTTGGTAGAGATACAGAAAATCATATCCCTGAACCAACTGATAGGTAAACTCGGTAAAGGACATCCCTTCCATGGCATCGGAAGAAAGACGTTTTTTTACGGAATCCTTCGCCATCATGTAATTTACGGTAATGTGCTTTCCAACATCGCGGATAAACTCGAGGAAGGAAAAATTCTTCATCCAATCGTAATTGTTCACCAAAACCGCCGCATTGGGCTCACCACTTTCAAAATCCAAAAAACGGCTCAATTGTGCTTTTAGGGCATCTTGGTTGTGGCGTAGGGTTTCCTCATCCAATAAATTTCGTTCAGCCGATTTGCCCGATGGATCACCGATCATCCCCGTTGCGCCTCCGACCAAAGCATAGGGCTTGTGTCCGGCCAACTGAAAATGTTTAAGCATCATAACACCTACCAAATGGCCAATATGAAGTGAATCGGCCGTAGGATCTATTCCCACATAAGCGGTACGCATTTCTTCCATAAGGTGTTCTTCGGCTCCTGGCATTACATCGTGCACCATTTCCCTCCATTGCAGTTCTTGAACAAAATTCTTCGTCATGATCGGTTTTTTGGAATAGCTGCAAATATAAAATGAAGTTGGCATTTCCCTCAATTTTTACGGCACAAATAGGTACTTTTACCTTATGATTTTGGTTACAGGAGGTACTGGACTGATCGGTTCCCATTTACTTTTCCATTTAATTGCCAATGGGAACAAGGTCAGGAGCAATTTTAGAACACAAGAGTCCTTAGATAAAGTCCATAAAGTTTTTGGGTACTATGCGGATGATCCATCCCATTTAATTGAACAAATTGATTGGGTACAGGCCGATATTACCGATGTGGGTGGACTGGATTCCCTTTTTGATGGTGTCGAATACGTTTACCATTGTGCCGCATTGATTTCCTTTGACCCAAAAGATTTTAAAATTCTGGAACGCACCAACGTGGAAGGCACGGCCAATGTAGTGAACCTTTCCTTAAAACACGGTGTTAAAAAACTTTGTTATGTGAGTACCATTGCGGCTATTGGTCCGAGCATAAAAGAAAAAGAAGTAACCGAGGAAAATGAATGGAGCGAAGCCAAAGCCTCTGTTTATGGAATCACCAAATATGAAGCTGAACTAGAGGTGTGGCGTGGTTCACAGGAAGGGCTTAGCATTGTAATCGTAAATCCAGGGGTAGTTATTGGACCCGGCTTTTGGAAATCGGGCAGTGGAAGCTTTTTTACCTATGCATCCAAGGAGAAGATGTATTTTATTCCCGGTGGAACCGGGTTTGTCACCATAACCGATGTGATCGACGCAATGACCAAATTAATGGATTCCAACGTCCACACTGAGCGTTTTATTTTGGTCAATCAAAATATGACCTACGAGAAGATGTTCCGGAAAATTGCACCTCAACTAGGTGTAGCTCCACCAACCAAAGAGGTATCCAAATTTATGCTCGAATGTTTTTGGCGATGGGATTGGGTACGCAGCAATGTGTTCGGTAAAAGAAGAAAACTCTCCAAGTCTGTGGCCAAAGGACTGTACCGTCAAAAAAAATATAGTAACGAGAAAATAAAATCCGAGCTGGGCTTTACATTTGAAGATATGGATAAAGCTTTAGCCTTTTGTTGCGACAAGTTTATTGAGCAGGAATAGGCTCCTTCACTTTCCCTTTTTCTTGAATTGCTTTCAAAGAATCGCTTCGTTTCAGGTTTGCTTTACGGACACTATCGTTTCTTCGTTCCCCAATGGCTTCCAATGTATCTTTTTGACGCTTTAATCGCGCTTCTACCTGTTTGTAAATAGTTTGATATTCCAAAGGAAGTGATGCATAATACAGGTCACTTTGGGAAAACTGGGTGCTATCTATACCATATTTTTTATAAAGAAATTCCATGATATCGATGCCCGATTCTTCAAACTTTTTTGCAGCTCCGGATTTAGCAGCATTCAAAATGGCCAAATCATGAAGAATCTCGGTCATTTTCTCTTTAGGAATAAGATTTTCCGGTTCCTCCACTACCTTTTCCGCACAGGAAAGTAACAAGATCATACCAAAAAATAATGTGACGATATATTTCATCCCTTAACGATTAAACGTAAGCCTCATTGCATTCTTTTCCGAACTGAATGTACCTTTTTCATAGGCCAATAAACCATTCACAAAGGTTCGTCTTACTTCCGAATCAAAAGTAACACCTTCAAAGGGAGACCACCCACATTTATAGAAAATATTGGCTTTTTTAACCTCATTTTTTGAATTCCGGTTCACTTGCACCAAATCCGCGTAATAGCCTTCACGAATAAATCCGCGACGGTCAATATCAAACAAAATGGCGGGGTTATGGCACATTTTTTCCACTATCTTTTCCAAACTTATTACACCTTCTTTTTCTTTTTGTAGCATGGCCAAGAGTGCGTGCTGCACTAAAGGTCCCCCAGAAGGTGCGCTGGTGTATGGCTTATCTTTTTCTTCAAGCGTATGCGGTGCATGGTCGGTGGCAACCACATCGATACGGTCGTCCAAAAGGGCTTTCCACAGTTTTTCCCTATCGTTTTTAGTCTTAACGGCAGGGTTCCATTTGATCAAAGTTCCTTTTTTAGCGTAATCCTCATCAGAAAACCATAGATGGTGGATACAAACCTCAGCGGTAATCTTTTTTTCCTCCAAAGGAATCGTATTGGTAAAAAGATCCGTTTCAATACCTGTTGATACATGAAACACGTGTAGCCTTGCCCCTGTTTTTTTGGCAAGAGCAATGGCTTTTGATGAAGATAGGTAACATGCTTCGGCACTTCGGATGATGGGGTGCATCTCTATCGGAATATTGTCCCCGTACATTTCTTTATACTTGGCCATATTGGCCCTGATTGTTCCCTCATCCTCACAATGGACTGAAATCACCATTTCGGTATTCCTGAAAATCTGTTCCAAGACTTTCTCATCGTCCACCAGCATATTTCCTGTGGAAGAACCTAAGAACAATTTAACCCCGGAGCAAGCATTTTTGTCCAATCGTTTCAATTCTTCCAAATTATCGTTGGTTCCCCCAAAAAGGAAAGAATAGTTTGCTGAAGAATCCTTTGCGGCCATGGCAAACTTATCTTCCAGCTTTTCAATGGTCGTGGTTTGTGGATTGGTATTGGGCTGCTCCATAAAAGTGGTGATACCACCAGCTATTGCCGCTCTACTTTCGGTCGCAATAGTCCCTTTGTGGGTAAGGCCCGGTTCCCTAAAGTGTACTTGGTCGTCAATAATGCCAGGTAGCAAAAGATCCCCTTCCAAATCAATGACCTTGGCATGGGCATCGGATATGTCGGTATCGATGCGGGCAATAAAGTCGCCTTCCAACAGCACATCGGACTCAAAAATGCTGTTCTCATTTACAATCTTGGCGTTCTTCAACAGTATTTTTGACATAACTAAAAGCTCTTTTTAAAAAATATACTTCTAAACTTCATGGCTATTACCCCAAAAATGGCCTCTCTTATAATCGCGGAGTTCATTTTTGATTTACCATTCACCCTATCGGTAAAAATAATCGAGACCTCTTCAATCTTAAATTTTTTGAGATAGGCCCTGTATTTCATTTCAATCTGAAAAGCATACCCAATAAAGCGTACATGGTCCAAATTGATGGTTTCCAACACTTTTCTTTTGTAGCAGACAAATCCAGCCGTAGGGTCGTGTACCTTCATTCCGGTAATGATCTTTACATAAAACGATGCTCCGTAAGAAAGTAAAATCCTGGCCAAAGGCCAGTTCACCACATTGACTCCTTTTTTATAACGTGATCCAACGGCCACATCTGCGCCATTAAGACAAGCTCGGTGCAAACGGGAAAGGTCGGCAGGTCGGTGCGAAAAATCGGCATCCATCTCAAAAATGTATTCATAGCCTTTTTTCAGCGCCCATTTAAATCCATGGATGTATGCCGTACCCAAGCCCGCTTTTTCCTTTCGGACCTCCAAAAAGAGGTTTTCAGGAAATTCTTTTTGTAGCTTTATCACGCAATCCGCGGTACCATCGGGAGAGTTATCATCTACCACCAGCACATGAAAATCCTTTTTTAGATCGAAAACCGTTTTAACAATGGCCTCGATGTTTTCAATTTCATTGAATGTGGGTATAATGACCAAGCCGTCTGCCATTCGCACAAGATTAGAATGTCAAAAATACGGTTTTCTAGCTTGCTTACACAAGTTACTATTAGCAAGCCGATTTGGCACTAACCCAATATTTGTAACTTTGCGCTTTAAAAATCTCATTTTGATGACTCAAAAGTTTCCCAGGCTTTTTTTTATTCTCTTAGCGATTCTTTTTGCACTCAACCTTTTACAAGCATCCTTCACCGAGCTTATCTACGATGAAGCCTATTATTGGTACTATGCACAAAACATGGCCTGGGGGTATTTTGACCATCCGTCCATGGTTGCTTTTTTGATCAAGGTCAGTAGCTTATTTTTTGACGGTGAGCTTGGGGTAAGGTTTATGAGCTGTGTGTTATCCGCAGGAACATATATGCTACTTTGGTTATTGATTGATAATCCGAAGAAGAAGGATTATGTAACCCATTTTTTCCTTTTGGTGTTCTCTTTCACCTTGATGAATGCCTATGGTTTTTTGACCCTTCCGGATACGTCGCTTTTATTTTTTACAGCCCTATTTTTATGGTTATATAAACGCTTCTTGAAGGATGAAGGCATAGTGACCGCTATTTATTTGGGATTGGTAATGGCCGCTCTTATGTACAGCAAGTACCATGCGGTGTTGGTGATTTTGTTCGTATTTCTTTCCAACTATAAACTCATTTTCAACAAAAAAGCATGGTTAGCGGTGGTTTTGGCCTTGATTTGCTACATCCCACATTTTGTATGGCTCTATCAAAACGATTTTGTTTCGATAACCTTCCATTTATACGAACGCCCAAATCAAGCCTACCAATTCGATGAATTTACCTTGGGGTACTTCTTGAACATTGTTGCGATCATCGGTCTCTTGTTTTATTGGATTTACAGGGCACTTTTCAAGTTCAAGATAACGGACAAGTTTTCAAAAGCTTTGGTTTATCTGGTTTATGGGGTTTTGATTTTCTTTTTTATTTCTAGTTTTAACAGACGGGTACAGGCACAATGGGCCATTGTAATCTCAATTCCGCTTGCGATAATAGCTTTTAATCATCTTTTGGAGAATGCCAAGAGCAGAAAATGGATGTACCGAATCGGTATTGTAAGTTTGATTCTCTTAATGTATGCAAGGGCATGGATGATATATTACCCCTTGTTCCCCATGTATTTTGAAACCCATGGCAATAAGGAATGGACAAACGAGCTTAAAACAAAGTCTGGTGGTGTTCCCATTCTTTTTGAAAACTCCTATAGACGCTCCTCAATGTATGAGTTTTATTCGGGTGTCCCTGCCACATCATTGAACACTTATATGTATCGAAAAAACCAATATTCTATTGATGACTCCGAAGAACGAATGCGAGGCAAAAAAGTTATGTTTGTTTCCAAGTACAGAAAAAGCGGGGATATTTCCTATATGCATTTGGACAGCACAGTTTCCCATGGAATCTACATCAATGATTTTCAATCGTACCGTAAATTGGAATGTATTGTGGAAAAACCGGAAACTGGCATCAAATACTCCCTCAAAGTTTACAATCCATACCCGTTTGATGTACCCTTGGAGCAATTAAAATATACGATTTCGTATTCCAACAAACACAAACAGGTTAAACAAATGCGCTCCTTAAAGGTTAAAAACACCTCGCCCCAGCAAGCATTGTTAAAATCCAAGGATACGGTTTTTTATACGTTTGAACTGCCATTGACCACTATGGAAAATCCATCGTACTTCAGAATTGGAATTGCAGAAAACAATCTGCCTCCGGGACTTAACGGCAAACCCATTAAAATTGAATAATGAACCCGATTGAAAAAACAATCAGTTCCTTGGATTGGATGACCATCACATTGTTTGTAGGTCTAGTTGTTTTGGCCCTTGGCAAATATTTATTCCATAAAAAGTTTCTGAACTTTATCATTCTCCCTTTTAACGATAAGTACATTCTGCTTCACAATAAAAAAGGGCAGTTTTCGCACTGGTTCCACCTCCTTCTCACCTTGTTTCAACTTATCAATCTCTCTTTATTTATTTTTCTTGTTCTTAAAGGTTTTGACCTGATATCTTATGGAAAAACAGTCATTGTCTATTTAATAATCCTAGGTTTTTTGGCATTGTTTGAACTGGTAAAGTTTTCCCTTCAAATGTTTGTAGGACTCGTTTTTAATAATTTAAACCTTGTTGGCAGTCTTATTTTCAGTAAAATATCTTACCTCAATTACAGCAGTATAATAATCTCCATTGCCAACATTTTGTTGATATACATTGCAACAAACTCAAAAACAACAATATACGTGACTTTAACGCTGATTATTCTAATAAATGGTATTGGTATGGCCAAGCTGTTGAAGAACCATCAAAAAGCACTGTTCCCGTATTTTATGTATTTTATTTTGTACCTTTGCGCACTCGAAATTGCGCCCTTGGTGTTAATTGGAAGCTATTTAAAAGGTTGAAAACTTATGAAAGTAAAAACAATTTTGGTTTCCCAACCAGAACCCAAAGTCGAAAACTCCCCCTATTCGCGATTAATTGAAAAGGAGAAGGTTAAAGTAGATTTTAGACCTTTCATACATGTTGAAGGTGTAGAAGCCAAAAATGTGAGACAGCAGAAAATCGACTTGAACAATTTTACGGCGATTATCCTGACGAGCAGAAACTCTGTGGATCACTTTTTCAGAATTGCCGATGAAATGCGCTTCAAAGTTCCAGATTCCATGAAATATTTTTGTCAGTCAGAGGCAGTAGCCTACTATTTGCAAAAATATGTGGTGTACAGAAAAAGGAAGATCTATGTTGGGAAGAGAACTTTTAACGAGTTGACTCCCTTGATCAAGAAATACAAGGACGAAAAGTTCCTGTTACCATCTTCCGATTCCCTAAAACCCAGTGTTCCTGAGCTATTGGACGAGGTTGGCGTGAATTGGACTCGTGGCATCTTCTACAAAACGGTAATAAGCGACCTTTCGGATCTAAGGAATGTATACTATGACATTTTGGTTTTCTTTAGCCCTTCAGGTATTGAATCCTTGATGAAGAACTTCCCGGATTTTGAACAAAACGATACTAGGATTGCCGTTTTTGGCAACAGTACGGTTAAAGCAGCTACAACGGCTGGGCTACGAATAGATATTCAGGCACCGACGCCCGAAACTCCATCCATGACCATGGCTTTACAGAAATACATTACCAGCGTTAATAAATAAAAATGAACTGGTTTAAAATAAAAAACGCCCCCGGAAAAAGCTGGGGGCGTTTTTATTTTTGAACTGATTTAGAAAGCGTACCGTTGTGGGCCTCCCCTTCGGATTTCCTCACTGGCATGCTCCTCAAACTTTTTAAAGTTCTCCCTAAAGGCATTGGTGAGCTTAAAGGCCGTTCTGTAATAGGCCTCGTCATCGTTCCAAGTGGCCCTTGGGCTGAGTACCTTAGTGGGCACCCCTGGGCACTCCCTTGGCTGCGCCACCCCAAATACGGAGTGGATATGGTACTTCTCATAATTGTAGAGTCCAAGTTCGCCGCTCAGCGCGGCACTGATCATCGCCCGTGTGTATTTCAGCTTCATCCTAGTGCCTACACCGTAGGGCCCGCCGGTCCATCCGGTGTTCACCAACCAAACGTCCACGCCCGACTCCTTCATCTTTTTGCTCAGCATCTCGGCATATTTGGCCGGGTGCAAGGGCATAAAGGGTGCGCCAAAGCAAGCTGAGAACGATGGCTGTGGCTCCACCACGCCCGCTTCCGTGCCGGCCACCTTGGCCGTGTAGCCCGAGATAAAGTGGTAGGCCGCCTGTGCCGGGGTCAGTTTGGAGATAGGGGGCAGCACCCCAAAGGCGTCTGCGGTGAGGAAGAAAATATTCTTTACGTTTTTCCCTATTGATGGCTGCTGGATGTTCTCGATATGGTGGATGGGATAGCTCACCCTGGTGTTCTGGGTAATGGAGGTGTCCGAAAAGTCCACGATTCCGTTGTCGTCCATGACCACATTCTCCAAAATCGCCCCCTTTTTGATGGCTCCGTAGATCTCCGGTTCCTTGTCCTTGGATAGGTCGATCACCTTGGCATAACAGCCCCCTTCAAAATTGAACACGGTATTGTCGGGCGTCCAACCGTGCTCATCGTCACCGATCAGTCTTCGGTTCGGGTCGGTGGACAGGGTGGTCTTTCCCGTTCCCGATAGGCCAAAGAAAATAGCGGTATCGCCCGATTCCCCAACGTTGGCCGAGCAGTGCATGGGCAGTGTGTTCTTGTAAACGGGCAGGATAAAGTTAAGTGCCGAGAATATTCCCTTTTTGATCTCCCCCGTATAGCCCGTTCCCCCGATAAGGGCGATCTTTCTGCCGAAGTTAAGGATGGCGAAATTATGCTGTCGTGTACCGTCCACTTTGGGGTCCGCCATAAAGCCGGGGGCATTGACGACCGTCCATTCCGGGTCAAATTCCTCCAGCTCCTCTTCCGTAGGACGAAGGAACATATTGTAGGCAAACATATTGGACCATGGGTATTCGTTGATTACCCTAATATTCAGTTTATAATCCGGGTCGGCACAGGCATACGAGTCCCTAACATACAATTCCTTTTTGTTGAGATAGGCAATGACCTTGTCATAAAGTGCGTCAAACTTATCACTCTCGAAAGGGATATTGATATTCCCCCACCACACCTTGTCCTTGGTCATGTCATCCTTTACGATAAAGCGGTCCATGGGCGATCTTCCTGTAAATTCCCCAGTGTTCACGGCCAAGGTCCCGGAAGAAGCCTCTTTGCCCATCCCCTTTTCAATGGTAATGTGGTGGAGCTCCTCGGGGGAAAGTTGGTAGTTTACATTATCATGGTTAATTCCGTATGACTTTAACGAAATCGTTTTCGTGGCTGAGGCAGAATCCTTCATAGTTTAGCTTTTATGTTGGTACAAAACTAGAAAATATTAACTTTTTGTCCTTTTAATTCTTGCTTAATCGAGTACTTTTTGGGTTAAAATGTTATATCCTAAGTAAAACCACCCAGAAATCATCAAAACACCCCCGATTGGTGTTAAAAATCCGATAATTTTAAAATCAAAAGCGGTTAAGCTGTTCAATGCCAATAAATAAATAGAAAAAGAGAACAGAATCACACCCAAAAGCACAAGAACAAAAACAATCTTTTTGGGCTTTAAGGCCAACCCGCTCCATATCCCTAAAAAAAGAAGAAACAGCGCATGGTACATTTGATATGTAACACCGGTTTCAAAAGTGGCAACGGCTTCTGCATCGACTAATTTCTCCAATCCATGGGCTCCAAAAGCCCCTAAAACAATCGCCAACAGCCCCATGATTGTACCAACCAATAAAATTGTTCTGTTCATAACTTTAACATGCTATTTTTTTATAAATATAACATTTTAATACCTTAGTGTCCAGTTAAATCAAAAGTAAACAAAACACATGGTCCGTACTATTTTAGTTGTTGGAGCAGGTAAATCAACCTCATACCTTCTAGATTATTTCCTTAAAAAATCAAACCAAGAAAAGATTCATCTCAAGATTGGAGACCTTCATCCAGAAAATATCCCAGATAAATTCGCAAAACACCCAAATTGTACAGTCTTTCCTTTGGATATATTTAACGAGGAGGATAGAAAAAAAGCTGTTGCCGAGGCATCCATTGTTGTGTCTATGCTCCCAGCTCGAATGCACATAAATGTTGCCCATGATTGTATTGAATTTGAAAAGCATTTTATTACTGCTTCTTATGTAAGTAATGAGCTAAGGGCCTTGGATGAAGAAGCGAAGAAAAAAGGCCTTGTATTTATGAATGAAATTGGCCTAGACCCTGGAATTGACCACATGAGTGCCATGGAAGTTATTGACCGGATTCGGGATGCCGGTGGTAAAATGTTGCTATTTGAATCTTTTGCCGGAGGTTTGGTAGCTCCGGAAAGCGATACCAATCTTTGGAACTATAAATTTACTTGGAACCCAAGAAATGTAGTACTTGCAGGCCAAGGGGGCGTAGCCAAATTTATACAGGAAGGCACGTACAAATACATCCCATATCAAAAGCTTTTTAGAAGAACCGAGTTTATGGATATTGAAGGATATGGCACCTTTGAGGCTTATGCCAACCGGGATTCCTTAAAGTACCGCGAAGCTTATGGGCTAGAGAATGCTTTGACCCTGTTCCGAGGAACCATGAGGCGAGTTGGTTTTTCCAAGGCATGGCAAATGTTCGTGATTTTAGGCATGACGGACGACAGCTACACCATTGAAAATTCCGAAGGAATGTCGTACCGAGAATTCGTCAATCTATTTTTGCCCTATTCGCCTACCGATTCGGTGGAACTAAAAATGCGGCACTACCTTAAAATTGACCAGGACGATATTATGTGGGGAAAGTTACTGGAATTGGACATATTCAATCCTTCCAAGAAGATACCCCTAAAAAACGCCACTCCCGCCCAAATGCTCCAATATATTCTAGAAGATACTTGGACACTCAAGGAGGATGAAAAAGACATGATTGTGATGTACCACAAGTTTGGTTACGAATTAAACGGCGAAAAGAAACAAATCGATGCCAATGTGGTGGTAATCGGTGAAAACCGGACATACACGGCCATGTCTAAAACTGTGGGGCTTCCCGTAGCCATGGCCACACTACAAATATTGAACGGCAAGATTAAAACCCCCGGAGTACAAATCCCGATCAACAAGGAAGTGTACAAGCCCATCCTT
It encodes the following:
- the tyrS gene encoding tyrosine--tRNA ligase, whose amino-acid sequence is MTKNFVQELQWREMVHDVMPGAEEHLMEEMRTAYVGIDPTADSLHIGHLVGVMMLKHFQLAGHKPYALVGGATGMIGDPSGKSAERNLLDEETLRHNQDALKAQLSRFLDFESGEPNAAVLVNNYDWMKNFSFLEFIRDVGKHITVNYMMAKDSVKKRLSSDAMEGMSFTEFTYQLVQGYDFLYLYQNHDCTLQMGGSDQWGNITTGTELIRRIGGGKGFALTCPLITKADGTKFGKTEGGNVWLDAERTSPYKFYQYWLNTSDEDAEKYIKIFTFLTQKEIEDLVAEHKEAPHMRALQKKLAEEVTIMVHSQEDLDNAIKASNILFGKSTSNDLKQLNEKTFLDVFEGVPQATVSKNELEPGLDMIGALAAKTNFLGSNGEARRELKQNSIAVNKEKVKEDYMITASDLINNKFVLLQRGKKNYFVLVVE
- a CDS encoding NAD-dependent epimerase/dehydratase family protein — translated: MILVTGGTGLIGSHLLFHLIANGNKVRSNFRTQESLDKVHKVFGYYADDPSHLIEQIDWVQADITDVGGLDSLFDGVEYVYHCAALISFDPKDFKILERTNVEGTANVVNLSLKHGVKKLCYVSTIAAIGPSIKEKEVTEENEWSEAKASVYGITKYEAELEVWRGSQEGLSIVIVNPGVVIGPGFWKSGSGSFFTYASKEKMYFIPGGTGFVTITDVIDAMTKLMDSNVHTERFILVNQNMTYEKMFRKIAPQLGVAPPTKEVSKFMLECFWRWDWVRSNVFGKRRKLSKSVAKGLYRQKKYSNEKIKSELGFTFEDMDKALAFCCDKFIEQE
- a CDS encoding polyprenol monophosphomannose synthase — protein: MADGLVIIPTFNEIENIEAIVKTVFDLKKDFHVLVVDDNSPDGTADCVIKLQKEFPENLFLEVRKEKAGLGTAYIHGFKWALKKGYEYIFEMDADFSHRPADLSRLHRACLNGADVAVGSRYKKGVNVVNWPLARILLSYGASFYVKIITGMKVHDPTAGFVCYKRKVLETINLDHVRFIGYAFQIEMKYRAYLKKFKIEEVSIIFTDRVNGKSKMNSAIIREAIFGVIAMKFRSIFFKKSF
- a CDS encoding DUF4296 domain-containing protein; amino-acid sequence: MILLLSCAEKVVEEPENLIPKEKMTEILHDLAILNAAKSGAAKKFEESGIDIMEFLYKKYGIDSTQFSQSDLYYASLPLEYQTIYKQVEARLKRQKDTLEAIGERRNDSVRKANLKRSDSLKAIQEKGKVKEPIPAQ
- a CDS encoding dihydroorotase, with translation MSKILLKNAKIVNENSIFESDVLLEGDFIARIDTDISDAHAKVIDLEGDLLLPGIIDDQVHFREPGLTHKGTIATESRAAIAGGITTFMEQPNTNPQTTTIEKLEDKFAMAAKDSSANYSFLFGGTNDNLEELKRLDKNACSGVKLFLGSSTGNMLVDDEKVLEQIFRNTEMVISVHCEDEGTIRANMAKYKEMYGDNIPIEMHPIIRSAEACYLSSSKAIALAKKTGARLHVFHVSTGIETDLFTNTIPLEEKKITAEVCIHHLWFSDEDYAKKGTLIKWNPAVKTKNDREKLWKALLDDRIDVVATDHAPHTLEEKDKPYTSAPSGGPLVQHALLAMLQKEKEGVISLEKIVEKMCHNPAILFDIDRRGFIREGYYADLVQVNRNSKNEVKKANIFYKCGWSPFEGVTFDSEVRRTFVNGLLAYEKGTFSSEKNAMRLTFNR
- a CDS encoding T9SS type A sorting domain-containing protein, whose protein sequence is MKKIYFVLLMALPLFSYGQDLVTVNNEPVQELKGFKMYPNPAYGSEVYITTETNGTKDVKVYDVFGEVVLTKRISTNTLDISRLVPGVYVLQVTERKKTMTRKLVVK
- a CDS encoding acyltransferase, which translates into the protein MKQFDTHRIFNIGNTDEFNALALDVFRFQYENNEVYSAFCDYLKKSPQNVSHYLQIPFLPISFFKTHKVLSSSKTPETIFTSSGTTQSTTSKHFVPDITIYEESFLQAFKQFYGKPEDFCILALLPSYLEREGSSLIYMVNNLIEKSEHPSSGFYLHNLEELHQKLQELEKNEVKTLLIGVSFALLDLAEQFPTALKNTIVMETGGMKGRRKELIREELHQILKEGLGVNKIHSEYGMTELLSQAYSKGNGLFQTPTWMKIITRDTEDPLTIQPNGKTGGINVIDLANIYSCSFIATQDLGKTHPNGAFEVLGRFDNSDIRGCNLMVL